A part of Deinococcus sp. KNUC1210 genomic DNA contains:
- the guaD gene encoding guanine deaminase, whose protein sequence is MTIYRTTYLHTPANPFEVAQALNIQEDGGLLVRNGRIVQSGPYADLRAAHPLETVEDLRGGLLLPGFVDTHVHFPQVRIIGGLGVPLLDWLDRYALPEEAKFGENAYAAAVAREFVAGLTSSGTTTALVFGSHFASAVDVLFQEASRVGLRTVAGQVVSDRLLRPELHTTPERAYQEGRALIEKWHGTGRTLYAVTPRFSLSASEGILESCAALMNEFPDVRFTSHINENLKEIETVRELFPESRDYLDTYERAGLISGRSVLAHNVHPAERELSAMAAHGCTAAHCPCSNAALGSGLFPLKRHLNAGVPVSLGSDVGGGTGFSLLKEGLQAYFMQQLLGEDGEALSPAHLLYLCTRAGARALGLESEVGDFSVGKAFDAVLFRPPAGSTLHTVLQHAHGPERALASLFASGTQSDVQTVWIEGERVYSRASLPEAAPLI, encoded by the coding sequence ATGACCATTTACCGCACCACCTATCTGCACACGCCCGCCAATCCCTTTGAAGTCGCTCAGGCGCTGAACATCCAGGAAGACGGCGGTCTGCTGGTCCGAAACGGGCGCATCGTGCAGAGTGGCCCCTATGCCGACCTCCGCGCCGCCCACCCCTTGGAGACTGTGGAAGACCTGCGCGGCGGTCTGCTGCTGCCCGGCTTCGTCGATACCCATGTTCATTTTCCGCAGGTCCGTATTATCGGCGGGCTGGGCGTGCCGCTGCTCGACTGGCTCGACCGCTATGCCCTGCCCGAAGAAGCAAAGTTTGGAGAGAACGCCTACGCCGCCGCCGTCGCCCGCGAATTCGTGGCGGGGCTGACGAGCAGCGGCACCACCACGGCGCTCGTCTTCGGCTCGCACTTCGCCAGTGCTGTGGACGTGCTGTTTCAGGAGGCCAGCCGGGTGGGGCTGCGAACCGTGGCCGGGCAGGTCGTGTCAGACCGGCTGCTGCGCCCCGAGCTGCACACCACGCCGGAGCGGGCCTATCAGGAGGGCCGAGCGCTGATCGAGAAATGGCACGGCACCGGGCGAACGCTGTATGCCGTCACGCCGCGTTTTTCGCTGTCGGCCTCGGAAGGCATTCTGGAGAGCTGCGCCGCCCTGATGAACGAGTTTCCGGACGTGCGCTTCACCAGTCACATCAACGAGAACCTGAAGGAAATCGAGACGGTGCGCGAGCTGTTTCCGGAGAGCCGCGATTATCTGGACACCTACGAGCGGGCCGGGCTCATCTCGGGGCGCAGCGTGCTGGCACACAACGTCCACCCGGCAGAGCGCGAACTGAGTGCGATGGCGGCCCACGGCTGCACCGCCGCACACTGCCCGTGCAGCAATGCGGCGCTGGGCAGCGGCCTGTTTCCCCTGAAACGCCACCTGAACGCGGGTGTTCCTGTGTCGCTGGGCAGCGATGTGGGCGGCGGCACCGGCTTCTCGCTGCTCAAGGAGGGCCTGCAGGCGTACTTCATGCAGCAGTTGCTGGGCGAAGACGGCGAGGCGCTCTCCCCTGCCCACCTGCTGTATCTGTGTACCCGCGCCGGAGCACGGGCGCTGGGGTTGGAGAGTGAGGTCGGAGATTTCAGCGTCGGAAAGGCCTTCGACGCCGTACTGTTCCGGCCCCCGGCAGGCAGCACCCTGCACACGGTCTTGCAACATGCCCACGGCCCCGAGCGGGCGCTGGCCTCGCTGTTTGCCAGCGGCACGCAGAGCGACGTGCAGACCGTCTGGATCGAGGGAGAGCGCGTCTACAGCCGCGCATCTCTGCCGGAAGCAGCCCCGCTGATCTGA
- a CDS encoding sugar phosphate isomerase/epimerase: MHALPNLPDQPLTLFTGQWADLPLAELAPLAASMGYDGLELACWGDHFEVQRALNEDGYIQSRLDLLAAHGLKVHAISNHLVGQAVCDLIDERHREIVPAHVWGDGDPEGVRTRAAQELMDTARAARKLGVKVVNGFTGSSIWHSLYAFPPTSQAYWDAGYADFARRWTPILEVFREEGVRFALEVHPTEIAFDLATARRALDALDQHPNFGFNYDPSHLAYQGADYLKFIHDFADRVFHVHVKDVWWNRGNGDVGVFGGHTSFGDARRYWDFRSVGRGNIDFERVFVALRDVGYSGPLSVEWEDARMDRVHGASESAAFVRKLMFPPASQAFDAAFSTERQGGS; this comes from the coding sequence ATGCATGCTCTACCGAATCTTCCGGATCAGCCGCTGACCCTGTTCACCGGACAGTGGGCCGACCTGCCCCTGGCCGAACTTGCACCGCTGGCCGCGAGCATGGGCTACGACGGACTCGAACTGGCCTGTTGGGGCGACCATTTCGAGGTGCAGCGGGCGCTGAACGAGGACGGCTACATCCAGTCGCGCCTCGACCTGCTGGCGGCTCACGGTCTGAAGGTGCATGCCATCAGCAACCATCTGGTCGGTCAGGCGGTTTGTGACCTGATCGACGAGCGCCACCGCGAGATCGTTCCGGCGCATGTCTGGGGTGACGGCGACCCGGAAGGCGTCCGGACCCGGGCCGCGCAGGAACTGATGGATACGGCCCGCGCTGCCCGCAAACTGGGCGTGAAGGTGGTCAACGGGTTTACCGGTTCCTCGATCTGGCACAGCCTGTACGCCTTTCCGCCGACCTCGCAGGCCTACTGGGACGCCGGATACGCCGATTTTGCGCGGCGCTGGACGCCCATTCTGGAGGTCTTCCGCGAGGAGGGCGTGCGTTTTGCGCTGGAAGTCCACCCGACCGAGATCGCCTTCGATCTGGCGACGGCGCGGCGGGCGCTGGACGCACTGGATCAGCATCCGAACTTCGGCTTCAACTACGATCCCAGCCATCTGGCGTATCAGGGGGCCGACTACCTCAAGTTCATCCACGATTTCGCGGACCGGGTGTTTCACGTCCATGTCAAGGACGTGTGGTGGAACCGGGGGAACGGCGATGTGGGCGTGTTCGGCGGACATACCAGCTTTGGCGACGCCCGCAGATACTGGGATTTCCGCTCGGTGGGGCGCGGCAATATCGATTTCGAGCGCGTGTTCGTGGCGCTGCGCGACGTGGGCTACAGCGGCCCGCTGAGCGTGGAATGGGAAGACGCCCGCATGGACCGCGTGCATGGAGCCAGCGAATCCGCCGCCTTCGTGCGGAAGCTGATGTTTCCCCCGGCTTCGCAGGCCTTCGACGCGGCGTTTTCTACCGAACGGCAGGGCGGATCGTGA
- a CDS encoding Gfo/Idh/MocA family protein — MGEQGAAIIGLGFIGGAHIESLRRLGIPITGVLGSSPESTQQAAARLGLRAYASLEELLADPAVTVVHQCGPNAVHAPQNLLALAAGKHVLSEKPLGISADECRAQLQAAEDGNRLHGVNFSYRGYAAVQQMRDLIASGEIGEVRYLHGHYLQDWLLFPTDFNWRVGANPAETRAVADIGSHLSDLARFVTGHSPQRLLARFSTLHPERRRPTQAVQTFTQGSGQTEAFPVSTEDQASILVDYPGGVHANFEVSQVAAGHKNDLQLEVQGTLGAVRWRQEQPEELEIGTRSHRRTVQLKDASHPFSHYPPGHPEGLPDAITNVVRGFYQTLGGTPTPYPTFRDGLAAALLTEAAYRSSAQQTWVDVPEL; from the coding sequence GTGGGGGAACAGGGCGCGGCCATCATCGGGCTGGGCTTTATAGGCGGAGCACATATCGAGTCGCTGCGGCGGCTGGGCATTCCCATCACGGGTGTGCTGGGCAGCAGCCCCGAGAGCACCCAGCAGGCGGCGGCCCGGCTGGGGCTGCGGGCGTATGCCAGCCTCGAAGAACTGCTGGCTGACCCCGCTGTCACGGTGGTGCACCAGTGCGGCCCCAATGCCGTGCATGCCCCGCAGAACCTGCTGGCCCTGGCTGCCGGAAAGCACGTGCTCTCGGAAAAGCCGCTGGGCATCAGCGCTGACGAGTGCCGCGCCCAGCTTCAGGCCGCCGAAGACGGGAACAGGCTGCACGGCGTCAACTTCTCGTACCGGGGATACGCTGCCGTGCAGCAGATGCGCGACCTGATCGCCAGCGGCGAGATCGGAGAGGTGCGGTATCTGCACGGCCACTACCTGCAGGACTGGCTGCTGTTTCCCACCGATTTCAACTGGCGGGTCGGCGCGAATCCCGCAGAAACGCGGGCGGTTGCCGACATCGGTTCACACCTGTCCGATCTGGCACGCTTTGTGACCGGGCACTCACCGCAGCGGCTGCTCGCCCGCTTCAGCACGCTGCATCCAGAGCGGCGCAGGCCCACGCAGGCGGTGCAGACCTTCACGCAGGGCAGCGGGCAGACCGAGGCGTTTCCGGTCAGCACCGAGGATCAGGCGAGCATCCTGGTGGATTATCCGGGCGGCGTGCATGCCAATTTCGAGGTGTCGCAGGTGGCGGCAGGTCACAAGAACGATCTGCAACTCGAAGTGCAGGGTACGCTCGGCGCGGTGCGCTGGCGGCAGGAGCAGCCCGAGGAACTGGAGATCGGCACGCGCAGCCACCGCCGCACCGTGCAGCTCAAGGACGCGTCTCACCCTTTCAGCCACTATCCGCCGGGCCACCCCGAGGGCCTGCCCGACGCCATCACCAACGTAGTGCGCGGCTTTTATCAGACGCTCGGCGGCACCCCCACGCCCTATCCCACCTTCCGGGACGGACTGGCGGCAGCGCTGCTGACCGAGGCCGCCTACCGCAGCAGCGCCCAGCAGACCTGGGTGGATGTGCCGGAGCTGTAA
- a CDS encoding 8-oxoguanine deaminase — translation MTRTLLRRIHTLITMQGERSSPALPIHDAAVLIEDQQIVWLGAENELPAELKDGAAVRDLSGHVVLPGLINTHHHLYQTLTRCLAPDAGLFDWLRTLYPIWLNLTPDAAHDSAQLGLAELALSGCTTSSDHLYLYPNGVRLDDTIHAAQALGLRFHATRGSMSLGESLGGLPPDRAVEREDAILSDSARVIGTFHDASRFALTRIALAPCSPFSVTGDLMRESAVLARERGVMLHTHLAETADEDAYCLANFGLRPLDYADSLGWTGPDVWFAHGVHFSSDDAARLSACGCGVAHCPSSNMRLASGIAATRQLLEAGVKVALGVDGSASNDGSHLLAEARQALLASRVRGEPGTQSLTAHDALWMATRGGAAVLNRDDVGQLAPGFAADLIAIDLQSVGYSGARHDPLSALTLCAPPHVALNMVNGRVVVDGGHLVGLDLPALIERHDRHSRRMIGS, via the coding sequence ATGACCCGAACTCTGCTGCGCCGCATCCATACCCTGATCACCATGCAGGGCGAACGCTCCTCCCCTGCCCTGCCGATCCACGACGCCGCCGTTCTGATCGAAGATCAGCAGATCGTGTGGCTGGGAGCCGAAAACGAGCTGCCCGCCGAGCTGAAGGACGGCGCGGCGGTGCGCGACCTGAGCGGGCATGTGGTCCTGCCGGGCCTGATCAACACGCATCACCACCTGTACCAGACGCTTACCCGCTGTCTCGCCCCCGACGCGGGCCTGTTCGACTGGCTGCGAACGCTGTACCCGATCTGGCTGAACCTGACGCCCGACGCCGCCCACGACAGCGCCCAGCTCGGCCTCGCGGAACTGGCGCTGAGCGGCTGCACCACCTCCTCCGATCACCTGTATCTGTACCCGAACGGCGTGCGGCTGGACGACACCATTCACGCGGCACAGGCGCTGGGACTGCGCTTTCATGCCACACGCGGCAGCATGAGCCTGGGCGAGTCTCTGGGGGGCCTGCCACCAGACCGGGCCGTGGAACGGGAAGACGCGATTCTGAGCGACTCGGCCCGCGTGATCGGCACCTTCCACGACGCTTCGCGCTTTGCCCTCACGCGCATTGCCCTGGCTCCGTGTTCGCCGTTCTCGGTCACGGGCGACCTGATGCGGGAAAGCGCGGTGCTGGCCCGCGAACGAGGCGTGATGCTGCATACCCACCTCGCGGAAACCGCCGATGAAGACGCCTACTGTCTGGCGAACTTCGGCCTGCGCCCGCTGGACTACGCCGACAGCCTGGGATGGACAGGGCCGGACGTGTGGTTTGCCCACGGTGTGCATTTCAGCAGCGACGACGCAGCCCGGCTGAGCGCGTGCGGCTGCGGCGTGGCGCACTGCCCGAGCAGCAACATGCGCCTCGCCAGCGGCATCGCGGCCACCCGTCAGCTGCTGGAAGCGGGCGTGAAAGTGGCGCTGGGCGTGGACGGCAGCGCCAGCAACGACGGCTCTCACCTGCTGGCCGAGGCACGTCAGGCGCTGCTGGCGTCACGGGTGCGTGGAGAGCCGGGAACGCAGTCGCTGACGGCCCACGACGCGCTCTGGATGGCAACCCGGGGCGGCGCGGCGGTGCTGAACCGCGACGACGTGGGACAGCTCGCGCCGGGCTTTGCCGCCGACCTGATCGCCATCGACCTGCAGAGCGTGGGCTACAGCGGTGCGCGTCACGATCCCCTCAGCGCCCTGACGCTGTGTGCACCGCCCCACGTGGCCCTGAACATGGTCAATGGGCGGGTGGTGGTAGACGGCGGGCACCTCGTCGGCCTCGACCTACCCGCACTGATCGAACGCCACGACAGGCACAGTCGGCGCATGATCGGCAGCTGA
- a CDS encoding LysR family transcriptional regulator produces the protein MSASPPQPTLAQLRAFVTAAQKRTMSAAATELNLTQSAVSHAVRQLEGVLGVQLLERTGRGVTLSAAGERLLPLSEQILSGVETLLRAAPAPAVSGLVRIAAFPSLARHLLPRALAQLSREYPAIALHLDDAHLERAAVIQAVRAGSADIGLTQLLPGMALAAHPLGDDLYELVAPSGWTLPQVWTRPYIHLGELRDQQLPDALARYGVKLRPSLNLSSETAIVAMVASGLGFAVLPSLTIPELPASVSRRPLPWKLARSYGTVTRPGPLTPAVQTVLTVLWQAAEPAD, from the coding sequence TTGTCAGCTTCGCCGCCACAACCGACGCTGGCCCAGCTCCGCGCCTTCGTGACTGCGGCGCAGAAACGCACCATGAGCGCCGCCGCCACCGAACTGAATCTGACGCAGTCTGCCGTGAGCCACGCGGTGCGGCAGCTCGAAGGCGTGCTGGGCGTACAGCTGCTGGAACGCACCGGGCGCGGCGTGACGCTGAGCGCGGCGGGCGAACGGCTGCTGCCCCTCAGCGAGCAGATTCTGAGCGGGGTCGAGACGCTGCTGCGGGCCGCTCCTGCGCCCGCCGTCTCCGGTCTGGTCCGCATCGCCGCGTTTCCCAGTCTGGCGCGTCATCTGCTGCCACGGGCGCTGGCGCAGCTCAGCCGGGAGTATCCGGCGATTGCGCTTCATCTGGACGACGCCCACCTGGAACGCGCCGCCGTGATTCAGGCCGTGCGGGCGGGAAGTGCCGATATCGGCCTGACGCAGCTGCTGCCGGGCATGGCGCTGGCGGCGCACCCGCTGGGAGACGACCTGTACGAACTGGTCGCGCCGTCCGGCTGGACGCTGCCCCAGGTATGGACCCGCCCCTATATTCATCTGGGCGAGTTGCGCGACCAGCAACTTCCTGACGCACTGGCACGGTACGGAGTGAAGCTGCGGCCCAGTCTGAACCTGTCGAGCGAAACAGCGATCGTGGCGATGGTCGCCAGCGGCCTGGGCTTCGCGGTCCTGCCCAGCCTGACCATTCCCGAGCTGCCCGCCAGTGTCTCGCGCCGCCCGCTGCCCTGGAAGTTGGCCCGCAGCTACGGCACCGTGACCCGTCCTGGCCCGCTGACGCCCGCCGTTCAGACGGTGCTGACGGTCCTGTGGCAGGCAGCGGAACCCGCCGACTGA
- the xdhC gene encoding xanthine dehydrogenase accessory protein XdhC: protein MHTTPTTWLSALQHLSEHDLAGVLVTLVSVRGHAPRAAGAKMVVSETQSWDSVGGGNLEATAVQRARDLISAGVQTPELLTLRLTDNAVGDYGRQCCGGEVTVLLEPLATVRPHIALFGIGHVGLELALSLSRLDIHLHLTDSRAAQLAPERLSGLQDSRARLHLHHSPIPELTLHDLPARSLVVIMTHDHAEDAALCDAALRRPELGFVGLIGSTVKWRRFREQLKAVGHTEDDLNRVTTPIGIPGISGKSPAVIALSVAAQLVQTLEGQQSAAPHTRLITGTPHPSKRDT from the coding sequence ATGCACACCACCCCGACCACCTGGCTTTCTGCCCTTCAGCATCTGAGCGAGCATGACCTCGCTGGCGTTCTCGTGACGCTGGTGTCGGTGCGCGGGCACGCTCCACGCGCAGCCGGGGCCAAGATGGTGGTCTCGGAAACCCAGAGCTGGGACAGCGTGGGCGGCGGCAATCTGGAAGCCACCGCCGTACAGCGTGCCCGCGACCTGATCTCGGCGGGGGTGCAGACGCCCGAACTGCTGACCCTGCGCCTGACCGACAACGCCGTGGGCGACTATGGACGCCAGTGCTGCGGCGGCGAGGTCACGGTGCTGCTGGAACCGCTCGCCACGGTGCGCCCTCATATCGCGCTGTTCGGCATCGGGCACGTGGGACTGGAGCTCGCGCTCAGCCTGTCGAGGCTGGACATCCATCTGCATCTGACAGATTCTCGGGCCGCCCAGCTCGCGCCCGAACGCCTGTCCGGGCTGCAAGACAGCCGCGCCAGACTGCACCTCCACCACTCGCCCATTCCCGAACTGACGCTGCACGACCTGCCCGCCAGAAGTCTGGTGGTCATCATGACCCACGATCACGCCGAGGACGCCGCGCTGTGTGACGCGGCACTCAGGCGGCCCGAACTGGGGTTCGTCGGACTGATCGGCTCCACGGTCAAATGGCGGCGCTTCCGCGAACAGCTGAAAGCGGTAGGCCACACCGAAGACGATCTGAACCGCGTCACCACACCCATTGGCATTCCCGGTATTTCCGGAAAAAGCCCGGCTGTCATCGCGCTCAGCGTGGCGGCGCAGCTCGTACAGACGCTGGAAGGCCAGCAATCCGCCGCTCCTCACACCCGACTGATAACGGGCACTCCTCATCCATCCAAGCGAGACACATGA
- a CDS encoding M20/M25/M40 family metallo-hydrolase, protein MTSSRFDSARAARTREFAITLTRWPSVTGSEGEATFPERLRELLATWPYFQRHPAQVWVTPARSYASGNVYALVRGRGPQTVVLSGHFDTVHTDSYGDEQAWATDPEALTERLIASLQRPGLTASEELALQDLSSGEFLPGRGLLDMKGGIAAGMTVLERYAALPESERPGNLLLVATPDEEGMSRGARSAVSDLPEIAARFQLEVRLGINLDATSDVGDGSEGRAVYLGTVGKLLLSALIVGRPTHAAYPFDGSSAALMAAELVRAVEGNPELADTAYRQNAAPPVCLELRDSRTQYDVTTPAQLWCAFNVLTQRSTPPQVFSRFLELAQTAAHTALTLQAQQAAAWGSVAAPALAELRARVLSFAELRAQAAAHAGEVAVQAVIAATPADPDPLQASRSITQALVGLARLEGPAIIVGLGAVHYPHTHVADSGADAQLAERLSRQVERFSQLSGQSVRVRHSFAGISDMSFLGHVPGAADAELVFQQTPHPVHVHTTPQGALHFPTINVGPWGRDYHQKLERLHQGYGFGVLPELVWELAVSELESREEAPFGERADFAVPSDTSLGER, encoded by the coding sequence ATGACCAGCTCACGTTTCGATTCCGCCCGGGCCGCACGGACCCGCGAATTTGCCATCACCCTGACCCGCTGGCCCAGCGTGACCGGCTCGGAAGGCGAGGCGACCTTTCCCGAGCGGCTGCGCGAGCTGCTGGCGACGTGGCCGTACTTTCAGAGGCACCCGGCGCAGGTGTGGGTGACGCCTGCACGGAGCTATGCGTCGGGCAACGTGTATGCCCTGGTGCGGGGGCGGGGGCCGCAGACGGTGGTGCTGTCGGGGCATTTCGATACGGTGCATACCGATTCCTACGGCGACGAGCAGGCGTGGGCCACCGACCCCGAAGCGCTCACCGAGCGGCTGATCGCCTCGCTCCAGCGCCCCGGGCTGACCGCCTCCGAGGAACTGGCACTCCAGGACCTGAGCAGCGGTGAATTTCTGCCGGGACGCGGCCTGCTCGACATGAAGGGCGGCATTGCGGCGGGGATGACCGTGCTGGAACGCTACGCGGCGCTGCCGGAATCGGAGCGGCCCGGAAACCTGCTGCTCGTCGCCACGCCCGACGAGGAAGGCATGTCGCGTGGCGCACGCAGCGCCGTTTCCGATCTGCCGGAGATCGCGGCCCGCTTCCAGCTCGAAGTGCGGCTGGGGATCAACCTCGACGCTACCAGCGACGTAGGCGACGGCAGCGAGGGCCGCGCCGTCTATCTGGGAACGGTGGGCAAGCTGCTGCTGTCGGCGCTGATCGTGGGACGTCCGACGCACGCGGCCTATCCCTTCGACGGCTCCAGTGCCGCGCTGATGGCTGCCGAACTCGTGCGGGCCGTGGAAGGTAATCCCGAGCTGGCCGACACCGCCTACAGGCAGAACGCTGCGCCGCCCGTGTGCCTGGAACTGCGTGACAGCCGTACCCAGTACGACGTGACCACCCCTGCCCAGCTGTGGTGCGCCTTCAACGTCCTGACGCAGCGGTCAACGCCGCCGCAGGTCTTCAGCCGCTTTCTGGAACTGGCGCAGACGGCGGCCCACACCGCGCTGACGCTTCAGGCACAGCAGGCCGCCGCGTGGGGCAGTGTCGCCGCACCTGCTCTGGCAGAGCTGCGGGCGCGGGTGCTCAGCTTTGCCGAACTGCGGGCGCAGGCAGCCGCGCACGCCGGAGAGGTCGCGGTACAGGCCGTGATTGCCGCCACCCCCGCCGACCCCGATCCCCTGCAGGCCAGCCGCAGCATCACGCAGGCGCTGGTGGGGCTGGCCCGGCTCGAAGGCCCGGCGATCATCGTGGGGCTGGGCGCGGTGCACTATCCGCATACCCATGTGGCCGACAGCGGCGCGGACGCACAGCTCGCCGAACGACTTTCGCGGCAGGTCGAGCGATTTTCACAGCTCAGCGGGCAGTCGGTGCGCGTGCGCCATTCGTTCGCGGGCATCTCCGATATGAGTTTCCTGGGACATGTGCCGGGCGCTGCCGACGCCGAACTGGTCTTCCAGCAGACGCCGCACCCGGTCCACGTCCACACCACGCCGCAGGGAGCGCTGCACTTTCCCACCATCAATGTCGGCCCGTGGGGGCGGGACTATCATCAGAAGCTGGAGCGGCTGCACCAGGGCTACGGGTTCGGCGTGCTGCCGGAACTGGTGTGGGAACTGGCGGTGTCGGAGCTGGAGAGCAGGGAAGAGGCCCCATTCGGCGAGCGGGCCGACTTCGCAGTTCCTTCAGACACCAGCCTGGGAGAAAGATGA
- a CDS encoding DinB family protein produces MTRPLLSDYPDFYARYVDLVPEDDILAAMQAQAAVTRERLLSFADRPDHRYAPEKWSVRQMLGHMTDTERVFGFRALWFARTDPSALPGFEQDDWMQASDFSAPLEELLTEFETVRRGHILFLKHLSPEAWDRRGIANGYSFSVRAYAYGMLGHERSHLKLLEERYSQQP; encoded by the coding sequence ATGACCAGACCACTCCTCTCCGACTATCCCGACTTCTATGCCCGCTACGTCGATCTGGTGCCGGAAGACGACATTCTGGCCGCGATGCAGGCCCAGGCAGCCGTGACCCGTGAGCGGCTGCTGAGTTTCGCAGACCGTCCGGATCACCGCTACGCCCCCGAGAAGTGGAGCGTGCGCCAGATGCTCGGCCATATGACCGACACCGAGCGGGTGTTCGGCTTCCGGGCGCTGTGGTTTGCCCGCACCGATCCGTCGGCGCTGCCGGGCTTCGAGCAGGACGACTGGATGCAGGCGAGCGACTTCAGTGCGCCGCTGGAAGAGCTGCTGACCGAATTCGAGACGGTGCGGCGCGGCCACATCCTCTTCCTGAAGCACCTGTCGCCAGAAGCGTGGGACCGCCGGGGCATTGCCAACGGCTACAGCTTCAGCGTCCGGGCGTATGCCTACGGCATGCTGGGCCACGAGCGGTCACACCTGAAGCTGCTGGAGGAGCGCTACAGCCAGCAGCCCTGA